A DNA window from Acidimicrobiia bacterium contains the following coding sequences:
- a CDS encoding SDR family NAD(P)-dependent oxidoreductase: protein MEIQDRSIVVTGAGHGIGAAMARAFAANGARGVTVADIDGDAALDVAGAIDGLAVQADVADEQAVRGIVAAAEEAFGPIDIFCSNAGIAAQGGVEMTNDAWQRTWDVNVMSHVYAARAVVPSMLARREGYLVNTASAAGLLTNIGAAAYSVTKHAAVALAEWLSVTYGDAGLRVSAVCPQFVNTAMLEDMASDPALSGWVNRATIEPEDVARAVIAGIEAERFLILPHEEVGEFFIRKATDYERWLGGMRRLQAELIGDAPGNG, encoded by the coding sequence GTGGAGATCCAGGATCGGTCGATCGTCGTGACCGGAGCCGGCCATGGCATCGGTGCCGCCATGGCCCGGGCGTTCGCCGCCAACGGGGCGCGGGGCGTCACCGTGGCGGACATCGACGGTGACGCCGCGCTCGATGTGGCTGGCGCAATCGATGGCCTCGCCGTTCAAGCGGACGTTGCCGACGAACAGGCAGTGCGCGGCATTGTGGCTGCCGCCGAGGAGGCCTTTGGACCGATCGATATCTTCTGCTCAAACGCCGGGATTGCTGCACAAGGCGGCGTTGAAATGACCAACGACGCCTGGCAGCGGACCTGGGACGTAAATGTGATGTCCCACGTTTACGCAGCCAGGGCCGTTGTGCCGTCAATGCTGGCGCGACGAGAAGGCTATCTAGTCAACACGGCGTCTGCCGCCGGACTCCTGACGAACATCGGAGCCGCCGCCTATTCGGTGACGAAGCACGCAGCCGTGGCGCTTGCCGAATGGCTGTCGGTCACGTACGGGGATGCCGGTCTGCGGGTATCAGCCGTGTGCCCCCAGTTCGTCAATACTGCCATGCTCGAGGACATGGCATCCGATCCGGCGCTGAGCGGATGGGTGAACCGGGCGACGATTGAACCGGAGGACGTTGCCCGGGCGGTCATCGCCGGCATCGAAGCCGAACGTTTCCTGATTCTCCCCCATGAAGAGGTCGGAGAGTTCTTCATACGCAAGGCCACGGACTACGAGCGATGGCTGGGCGGCATGCGCCGCCTCCAGGCAGAGCTGATCGGTGACGCACCCGGCAACGGGTGA
- a CDS encoding nitronate monooxygenase, whose amino-acid sequence MKTRITEMFGVQHPIIQGGLMWIANADLTSAVANAGAMGFMTALSFETPEDLRKEIRRCRDLTDKPFGVNLTFLPSLRQPDYPAYLMACAEEGIEFIETAGRNPEPYMEHLKAAGMKVIHKCTSVRHALKAQAIGCDAVSIDGFECAGHPGEDDVTSLILIPVTADALDIPIVASGGFGDGRGLAAALALGADGMNMGTRFVATQEAPLHQNLKQAMVDYGETDTTLVMRSLRNTERVLRTETAEKVIEIEATGTATIADIAQYVSGKRGYEQVLKQGNVQEGVMAAGQVMGLIHDIPTVAELIDRIMAEAEDIIAGRLAGMAR is encoded by the coding sequence CTGAAGACCAGGATCACTGAGATGTTCGGAGTCCAGCACCCCATCATTCAGGGCGGATTGATGTGGATCGCCAACGCAGACCTGACCTCGGCCGTTGCCAATGCAGGCGCGATGGGTTTCATGACCGCCTTGAGTTTCGAGACACCGGAAGATCTACGCAAGGAGATCCGTCGCTGCCGGGATCTCACCGACAAGCCGTTCGGCGTGAATCTGACCTTCCTTCCCTCGCTCCGTCAGCCCGACTACCCGGCTTACCTCATGGCCTGCGCCGAGGAGGGGATCGAATTCATCGAAACGGCAGGCCGCAACCCCGAGCCGTACATGGAGCATCTCAAGGCGGCCGGCATGAAGGTGATCCACAAATGCACATCGGTGCGTCACGCGCTGAAGGCACAGGCGATCGGATGCGACGCCGTCTCGATCGATGGCTTCGAATGTGCCGGCCATCCCGGGGAGGACGACGTGACGTCGCTCATCCTGATCCCGGTCACCGCCGACGCCCTCGACATACCGATCGTGGCGTCGGGTGGCTTCGGCGATGGCCGTGGCCTGGCGGCCGCCCTGGCACTCGGCGCAGATGGGATGAACATGGGGACGCGCTTCGTTGCCACACAGGAAGCTCCTCTTCACCAGAATCTCAAGCAGGCGATGGTCGACTACGGCGAGACCGACACGACCCTCGTCATGCGATCACTCCGAAACACCGAGCGCGTCCTGCGGACCGAGACTGCCGAGAAGGTGATCGAGATCGAAGCGACGGGCACGGCCACCATCGCCGACATCGCTCAGTACGTCTCGGGCAAGCGAGGCTACGAGCAGGTTCTCAAGCAGGGCAACGTTCAGGAAGGCGTGATGGCCGCCGGCCAGGTCATGGGCCTGATCCACGACATCCCAACAGTGGCTGAGTTGATCGACCGGATCATGGCGGAGGCCGAAGACATCATCGCCGGCCGCCTGGCCGGAATGGCCCGCTGA